One Pseudomonas entomophila genomic window carries:
- a CDS encoding ABC transporter permease, giving the protein MIFDYNVIWDAMPLYLGGLLTTLKLLALSLFFGLLAAIPLGLMRVSKQPLVNMTAWLYTYVIRGTPMLVQLFLIYYGLAQFEAVRESFLWPWLSSATFCACLAFAINTSAYTAEIIAGSLKATPHGEIEAAKAIGMSRMKMYRRILLPSALRRALPQYSNEVIMMLQTTSLASIVTLIDITGAARTVNAQFYLPFEAYITAGVFYLCLTFILVRLFKMAERRWLGYLAPRKH; this is encoded by the coding sequence ATGATCTTCGACTACAACGTCATCTGGGATGCCATGCCGCTGTACCTCGGCGGCTTGCTGACCACCCTCAAGCTGCTGGCGCTGTCGCTGTTCTTCGGCCTGCTGGCGGCCATCCCGCTGGGCCTGATGCGGGTGTCGAAGCAGCCGCTGGTGAACATGACCGCCTGGCTGTATACCTACGTGATCCGCGGCACGCCGATGCTGGTGCAGCTGTTCCTGATCTACTACGGCCTGGCCCAGTTCGAGGCAGTACGCGAAAGCTTCCTGTGGCCATGGCTGTCCAGCGCGACCTTCTGCGCCTGCCTGGCCTTCGCCATCAACACCAGCGCCTATACTGCCGAGATCATCGCAGGCAGCCTCAAGGCCACGCCCCATGGCGAGATCGAGGCGGCCAAGGCCATCGGTATGTCACGCATGAAGATGTACCGCCGCATCCTGTTGCCTTCCGCGCTGCGCCGCGCGCTGCCGCAGTACAGCAACGAAGTGATCATGATGCTGCAGACCACCAGCCTGGCGTCGATCGTCACCCTGATCGACATCACCGGCGCCGCGCGCACGGTCAACGCCCAGTTCTACCTGCCTTTCGAGGCCTACATCACGGCGGGCGTGTTCTACCTGTGCCTGACCTTCATCCTCGTGCGCCTGTTCAAGATGGCCGAACGCCGCTGGCTCGGCTACCTGGCGCCGCGCAAGCACTGA
- a CDS encoding ABC transporter permease: MLKGYGAVILDGAWLTLQLALSSMALAIVLGLVGVALRLSPVRWLAWLGDLYSTVIRGIPDLVLILLIFYGGQDLLNRVAPLLGYDDYIDLNPLVAGIGTLGFIFGAYLSETFRGAFLGIPKGQAEAGAAYGMSGVQVFFRIMVPQMIRLAIPGFTNNWLVLTKATALISVVGLQDMMFKAKQAADATREPFTFFLAVAALYLVLTSVSLLALRYLEKRYSVGVKAAEL, from the coding sequence ATGTTGAAAGGCTATGGGGCAGTCATCCTCGACGGGGCGTGGCTGACGCTGCAGCTCGCCTTGTCGTCGATGGCCCTGGCCATCGTCCTCGGCCTTGTCGGTGTGGCGCTGCGTTTGTCGCCGGTACGCTGGCTGGCCTGGCTGGGTGACCTGTACTCCACGGTGATCCGTGGCATCCCCGACCTGGTGTTGATCCTGCTGATCTTCTACGGCGGCCAGGACCTCCTCAACCGGGTGGCGCCGCTGCTCGGCTATGACGACTACATCGACCTGAACCCGCTGGTCGCCGGTATCGGCACCCTCGGCTTCATCTTTGGTGCCTACCTGTCGGAAACCTTCCGCGGCGCTTTCCTGGGGATCCCCAAGGGGCAGGCCGAGGCGGGCGCGGCCTACGGCATGAGCGGCGTTCAGGTGTTCTTCCGCATCATGGTGCCGCAGATGATCCGCCTGGCGATCCCGGGTTTCACCAACAACTGGCTGGTGTTGACCAAGGCGACCGCGTTGATCTCGGTGGTCGGCCTGCAGGACATGATGTTCAAGGCCAAGCAGGCGGCGGATGCCACCCGCGAACCCTTCACCTTCTTCCTGGCGGTGGCGGCGTTGTACCTGGTGCTCACCAGTGTCTCGCTGCTGGCGTTGCGGTATCTCGAGAAGCGCTACTCGGTGGGCGTCAAGGCGGCTGAACTATGA
- a CDS encoding ABC transporter substrate-binding protein — protein MKKLALLGALALSVFSLVSHADEKPLKIGIEAAYPPFAFKQPDGSIAGFDYDIGNALCEEMKAKCTWVEQEFDGLIPALKVRKIDAILSSMSITDDRKKSVDFSKRYYLTPARLVMKEGTTVSEGLTELKGKKIGVQRGSIHDRFAKEVLAAQGATVVPYGTQNEIYLDVAAGRLDGTVADATLLEDGFLKTDAGKGFAFVGPAFTDSKYFGDGIGIAVRKGDKENADRINAAIDAIRKNGKYKQIEAKYFNFDIYGPDSN, from the coding sequence ATGAAGAAGCTCGCACTGCTTGGCGCCCTGGCGCTTTCCGTGTTTTCCCTGGTATCGCACGCCGATGAGAAACCGTTGAAGATCGGTATCGAAGCCGCCTACCCACCGTTCGCCTTCAAGCAACCCGACGGCAGCATCGCCGGCTTCGACTACGACATCGGCAACGCCCTGTGCGAAGAGATGAAAGCCAAGTGCACTTGGGTCGAGCAAGAGTTCGACGGCCTGATCCCGGCGCTGAAAGTGCGCAAGATCGACGCCATCCTGTCGTCCATGTCGATCACTGACGATCGCAAGAAATCGGTTGACTTCAGCAAGCGCTACTACCTGACCCCGGCTCGTCTGGTCATGAAGGAAGGTACTACCGTGAGCGAGGGCCTGACTGAGCTGAAGGGCAAGAAGATCGGTGTGCAGCGCGGTTCGATCCACGACCGCTTCGCCAAGGAAGTGTTGGCCGCGCAAGGTGCCACCGTCGTGCCTTACGGCACCCAGAACGAAATCTACCTGGACGTCGCCGCTGGCCGTCTGGACGGTACCGTGGCCGATGCCACCCTGCTGGAAGACGGCTTCCTGAAAACCGACGCCGGCAAGGGCTTCGCCTTCGTCGGCCCGGCATTCACCGACTCCAAGTACTTCGGTGACGGTATTGGTATCGCCGTACGCAAGGGCGACAAGGAAAACGCCGACCGTATCAATGCGGCCATCGACGCTATCCGCAAGAACGGCAAGTACAAGCAGATCGAAGCCAAGTACTTCAATTTCGACATCTACGGCCCGGATTCGAACTAA
- the acs gene encoding acetate--CoA ligase — MSAAPLYPVRPEVAASTLTDEATYKAMYQQSVINPDGFWREQAQRLDWIKPFTKVKQTSFDDHHVDIKWFADGTLNVSYNCLDRHLAERGDQVAIIWEGDDPSEHRNITYRELHEQVCKFANALRGQDVHRGDVVTIYMPMIPEAVVAMLACARIGAIHSVVFGGFSPEALAGRIIDCKSKVVITADEGVRGGRRTPLKANVDLALTNPETSSVQKIIVCKRTGGDIAWHQHRDIWYEDLMKVASSHCAPKEMGAEEALFILYTSGSTGKPKGVLHTTGGYLVYAALTHERVFDYRPGEVYWCTADVGWVTGHSYIVYGPLANGATTLLFEGVPNYPDITRVSKIVDKHKVNILYTAPTAIRAMMAEGEAAVAGADGSSLRLLGSVGEPINPEAWNWYYKTVGKERCPIVDTWWQTETGGVLISPLPGATALKPGSATRPFFGVVPALVDNLGNLIEGAAEGNLVILDSWPGQSRSLYGDHDRFVDTYFKTFRGMYFTGDGARRDEDGYYWITGRVDDVLNVSGHRMGTAEIESAMVAHAKVAEAAVVGVPHDIKGQGIYVYVTLNAGEEPSEQLRLELKNWVRKEIGPIASPDVIQWAPGLPKTRSGKIMRRILRKIATAEYDALGDISTLADPGVVQHLIDTHKAMNLASA, encoded by the coding sequence ATGAGTGCGGCTCCACTGTATCCCGTTCGTCCCGAGGTTGCGGCCAGTACCCTGACCGACGAGGCCACCTACAAGGCCATGTACCAGCAATCGGTGATCAACCCGGACGGCTTCTGGCGCGAGCAGGCCCAGCGTCTGGACTGGATCAAGCCCTTCACCAAGGTCAAGCAGACCTCGTTCGACGACCACCATGTCGATATCAAGTGGTTCGCCGACGGCACTCTGAACGTTTCCTACAACTGCCTGGATCGCCACCTCGCCGAGCGCGGTGACCAGGTCGCCATCATCTGGGAAGGTGACGACCCTTCCGAACACCGCAATATCACCTACCGCGAGCTCCACGAGCAGGTCTGCAAGTTCGCCAACGCCCTGCGTGGCCAGGACGTGCACCGTGGCGACGTGGTGACCATCTATATGCCGATGATCCCCGAGGCGGTGGTCGCCATGCTGGCCTGTGCCCGCATCGGTGCGATCCACTCGGTGGTGTTCGGTGGCTTCTCGCCGGAAGCACTGGCCGGGCGCATCATCGACTGCAAGTCGAAAGTGGTGATCACCGCTGACGAAGGTGTGCGCGGCGGTCGTCGCACCCCGCTCAAGGCCAACGTCGACCTGGCCCTGACCAACCCTGAAACCAGCAGCGTGCAGAAGATCATCGTGTGCAAGCGCACCGGTGGCGACATTGCCTGGCACCAGCACCGCGACATCTGGTACGAAGACCTGATGAAGGTCGCCTCCAGCCACTGCGCGCCGAAAGAGATGGGCGCCGAGGAGGCGCTGTTCATCCTTTATACCTCCGGCTCGACCGGTAAGCCGAAAGGGGTGCTGCACACCACCGGCGGCTACCTGGTCTATGCCGCGCTGACCCATGAGCGTGTGTTCGACTACCGTCCGGGCGAGGTCTACTGGTGCACCGCCGACGTGGGCTGGGTCACCGGGCACAGCTATATCGTCTACGGTCCGCTGGCCAATGGCGCCACCACGCTGCTGTTCGAGGGGGTGCCGAACTACCCGGACATCACCCGTGTGTCGAAGATCGTCGACAAGCACAAGGTCAATATCCTCTACACCGCACCGACTGCCATCCGCGCCATGATGGCCGAAGGCGAGGCGGCGGTGGCGGGTGCCGATGGTTCCAGCCTGCGCCTGCTGGGCTCGGTGGGCGAGCCGATCAACCCCGAGGCCTGGAACTGGTATTACAAGACTGTCGGCAAGGAGCGCTGCCCGATCGTCGATACCTGGTGGCAGACCGAGACCGGCGGCGTGCTGATCAGCCCGCTGCCGGGCGCCACCGCGCTGAAGCCGGGCTCGGCGACCCGTCCGTTCTTCGGTGTGGTGCCGGCGCTGGTGGACAACCTGGGCAACCTGATCGAAGGTGCCGCCGAGGGCAACCTGGTGATCCTCGACTCGTGGCCGGGTCAGTCGCGTTCGCTGTACGGCGACCACGACCGTTTCGTCGACACCTACTTCAAGACCTTCCGTGGCATGTACTTCACTGGTGACGGTGCCCGCCGCGATGAAGACGGCTACTACTGGATCACCGGCCGCGTGGACGACGTACTCAATGTGTCCGGGCACCGCATGGGGACCGCCGAGATCGAGAGCGCCATGGTGGCGCACGCGAAAGTCGCCGAGGCAGCGGTGGTGGGCGTGCCGCACGACATCAAGGGGCAGGGCATCTATGTCTACGTCACCCTCAATGCCGGTGAAGAACCGAGCGAGCAACTGCGTCTGGAGCTGAAGAACTGGGTGCGCAAGGAGATCGGTCCGATCGCCTCGCCGGACGTGATCCAGTGGGCGCCCGGTTTGCCGAAGACCCGCTCGGGCAAGATCATGCGCCGCATCCTGCGCAAGATCGCCACGGCCGAGTACGATGCACTGGGTGATATCTCCACGCTGGCCGACCCAGGTGTGGTGCAGCACCTGATCGACACCCACAAGGCGATGAACCTGGCATCGGCCTGA
- a CDS encoding DUF2790 domain-containing protein, which translates to MKALLVLALGGFCGAALAGEAKDVEQIPVEQYSYSQHLDIARVLSMSEVPNVCEVVPARMTYEDSKGQKHILEYRVMGNGCSNG; encoded by the coding sequence ATGAAAGCTTTACTGGTATTGGCACTTGGCGGTTTTTGCGGCGCGGCGTTGGCCGGCGAAGCAAAAGATGTCGAGCAGATTCCGGTTGAACAGTACAGTTACTCGCAACACCTGGACATCGCCCGTGTTCTTTCCATGAGCGAAGTGCCCAATGTCTGCGAAGTGGTGCCCGCCCGCATGACCTATGAAGACTCCAAGGGCCAGAAGCACATTCTCGAATACCGCGTGATGGGGAACGGCTGCTCCAACGGCTGA
- a CDS encoding sigma-54-dependent transcriptional regulator, translating to MRIKVHCQNRIGILRDILNLLVEYGINVLRGEVGGDHGNAIYLHCPNLINLQFQALRPKFESIAGVFGVKRVGLMPSERRHMELNALLGALDFPVLSIDMGGSIVAANRGAAQLLGVRVDEVPGIPLSRYVEDFDLPELVRANKSRINGLRIKVKGDVFLADIAPLQSEHDESEALAGAVLTLHRADRIGERIYNVRKQELRGFDSIFQSSRVMAAVVREARRMAPLDAPLLIEGETGTGKELLARACHLASPRGQAPLMALNCAGLPESMAETELFGYGPGAFEGARAEGKLGLLELTAGGTLFLDGVGEMSPRLQVKLLRFLQDGCFRRVGSDEEVYLDVRVICATQVDLSELCARGEFRQDLYHRLNVLSLHIPPLRECMDGLEGLVQHFLDQASRQIGCPMPHLASSAMDKLSQYHWPGNVRQLENVLFQAVSLCEGGVVKSEHIRLPDYGARQPLGEFSLDGDLSQIVGRFEKAVLESLMSEFPSSRALGKRLGVSHTTIANKLRDYALGKSVD from the coding sequence ATGCGTATCAAAGTGCATTGCCAGAACCGCATCGGCATCCTGCGGGACATCCTCAACCTGCTGGTGGAGTACGGCATCAACGTGTTGCGCGGCGAGGTGGGGGGCGATCATGGCAACGCCATCTACCTGCATTGCCCGAACCTGATCAACCTGCAGTTCCAGGCGTTGCGGCCGAAGTTCGAGTCGATCGCCGGGGTGTTCGGGGTCAAGCGCGTGGGGTTGATGCCCAGCGAGCGGCGCCACATGGAGCTCAATGCGTTGCTGGGGGCGTTGGATTTCCCTGTGCTGTCGATCGACATGGGCGGCAGCATCGTCGCCGCCAACCGTGGCGCGGCGCAGTTGCTCGGGGTGCGGGTGGACGAGGTGCCGGGTATTCCGCTGTCGCGCTACGTCGAGGATTTCGACTTGCCGGAGCTGGTGCGGGCCAACAAGTCGCGAATCAACGGTTTGCGCATCAAGGTCAAGGGCGATGTGTTCCTGGCCGATATCGCGCCGCTGCAGTCCGAGCATGACGAAAGCGAGGCCTTGGCTGGCGCCGTGCTCACCTTGCATCGCGCCGACCGCATCGGTGAACGCATCTACAACGTGCGCAAGCAGGAGCTGCGCGGGTTCGACAGCATCTTCCAGAGTTCGCGGGTGATGGCGGCGGTGGTGCGCGAGGCGCGGCGCATGGCGCCGTTGGATGCGCCGTTGCTGATCGAGGGGGAGACGGGTACCGGCAAGGAGCTGCTGGCGCGTGCCTGCCACCTGGCCAGCCCTCGTGGCCAGGCGCCGCTGATGGCGCTCAACTGCGCCGGCCTGCCGGAGTCGATGGCCGAGACCGAGCTGTTCGGCTATGGGCCGGGGGCCTTCGAAGGGGCGCGGGCGGAGGGCAAGCTCGGGCTGCTGGAGCTGACGGCGGGTGGCACGCTGTTCCTCGATGGGGTGGGGGAGATGAGCCCGCGGTTGCAGGTCAAGTTGCTGCGCTTCCTGCAGGATGGTTGTTTCCGAAGGGTGGGTAGCGACGAGGAGGTGTACCTGGATGTGCGGGTGATCTGCGCGACCCAGGTCGACCTGTCCGAGTTGTGTGCCCGTGGCGAGTTTCGCCAGGACCTCTACCATCGCCTCAACGTGCTTTCGCTGCACATTCCACCGCTGCGCGAATGCATGGATGGCCTGGAAGGGCTGGTGCAGCATTTCCTCGACCAGGCCAGTCGGCAGATCGGCTGCCCGATGCCGCATTTGGCGTCCTCGGCGATGGACAAGCTCAGCCAGTACCACTGGCCGGGTAATGTGCGCCAACTGGAGAACGTGTTGTTCCAGGCTGTTTCACTGTGCGAGGGCGGAGTGGTTAAGAGCGAACATATTCGTTTGCCGGACTATGGTGCGCGCCAGCCGTTGGGGGAGTTCTCCCTGGATGGCGACCTTTCGCAGATTGTCGGGCGATTTGAAAAGGCGGTGTTGGAAAGTTTGATGAGCGAGTTTCCAAGTAGCCGGGCGCTGGGGAAAAGATTGGGGGTGTCGCACACGACAATTGCCAACAAGTTGCGGGATTATGCGCTGGGCAAGTCAGTGGATTAG
- the phhA gene encoding phenylalanine 4-monooxygenase, translated as MKQTQYVAREPDAHGFIDYPQQEHAVWNTLITRQLKVIEGRACQEYLDGIEQLKLPHDRIPQLGEVNKVLGATTGWQVARVPALIPFQTFFELLASKRFPVATFIRTPEELDYLQEPDIFHEIFGHCPLLTNPFFAEFTHTYGKLGLAATKEQRVYLARLYWMTIEFGLMETAQGRKIYGGGILSSPKETVYSLSNEPEHQAFDPIEAMRTPYRIDILQPLYFVLPNMKRLFDLAHEDIMAMVHQAMQLGLHAPKFPPKVAA; from the coding sequence ATGAAACAGACGCAATACGTGGCACGCGAGCCCGATGCGCACGGTTTTATCGACTACCCGCAACAAGAGCATGCGGTGTGGAATACCCTGATCACCCGCCAGCTGAAAGTGATCGAAGGCCGGGCGTGCCAGGAGTACCTGGACGGCATCGAGCAGCTCAAGCTGCCCCATGACCGCATCCCCCAGCTCGGCGAAGTCAACAAGGTGCTCGGCGCCACCACCGGTTGGCAGGTCGCCCGCGTACCGGCACTGATCCCCTTCCAGACCTTCTTCGAACTGCTGGCCAGCAAGCGCTTCCCGGTCGCCACCTTCATCCGCACCCCGGAAGAGCTGGACTACCTGCAGGAGCCCGACATCTTCCACGAGATCTTCGGCCACTGCCCGCTGCTGACCAACCCCTTCTTCGCCGAGTTCACCCACACCTACGGCAAGCTGGGCCTGGCGGCGACCAAGGAACAACGCGTCTACCTCGCACGCCTGTACTGGATGACCATCGAGTTCGGCCTGATGGAGACCGCGCAAGGTCGCAAGATCTACGGCGGCGGCATCCTCTCCTCGCCGAAAGAGACCGTCTACAGCCTGTCCAACGAGCCTGAGCACCAGGCCTTCGACCCGATCGAAGCCATGCGCACGCCGTACCGCATCGATATCCTGCAGCCCCTGTACTTCGTCCTGCCGAACATGAAGCGCCTGTTCGACCTGGCCCACGAAGACATCATGGCCATGGTCCACCAGGCCATGCAGCTGGGCCTGCACGCACCGAAGTTTCCACCCAAGGTCGCTGCCTGA
- a CDS encoding 4a-hydroxytetrahydrobiopterin dehydratase yields the protein MNALNQAHCEACRADAPKVSDDELAELILQIPDWNIEVRDGHMELERVFLFKNFKHALAFTNAIGEIAEAEGHHPGLLTEWGKVTVTWWSHSIKGLHRNDFIMCARTDEVAKTAEGRK from the coding sequence ATGAATGCCTTGAACCAAGCCCACTGCGAAGCCTGCCGCGCCGATGCCCCGAAAGTCTCCGACGATGAACTGGCGGAACTGATCCTGCAGATCCCGGACTGGAACATCGAAGTCCGCGACGGCCACATGGAGCTCGAGCGCGTATTCCTGTTCAAGAACTTCAAGCACGCCCTGGCCTTCACCAACGCCATCGGTGAAATCGCCGAAGCCGAAGGCCACCACCCGGGCCTGCTGACCGAGTGGGGCAAGGTCACCGTGACCTGGTGGAGCCATTCGATCAAGGGCCTGCACCGCAACGACTTCATCATGTGCGCGCGCACCGACGAGGTCGCCAAAACTGCTGAAGGGCGCAAGTGA
- a CDS encoding amino acid aminotransferase, producing MMHFAAIDRVPGDPILGLMEAYARDANPAKFDLGVGVFKDAQGLTPIPAAVKQAEQRLVEAQATKSYVGGHGDATFGRLVSELVLGSASPLLASQRAGATQTPGGTGALRLAAEFIAHCLPGRGVWLSDPTWPIHETIFAGAGLKVSHYPYVGKDNRLNVAGMLAALERAPEGDVVLLHACCHNPTGFDLGQDDWRAVLDIVKRRNLLPLIDFAYQGFGDGLEEDAWAVRLFASELPELLITSSCSKNFGLYRDRTGALLVCSHDAEKLLDVRSQLAFLARNLWSTPPDHGAAVVAEILGDPALKALWVEEVNAMRQRIAELREGLVKALAPHGLAERFAHIAAQRGMFSYTGLNPEQVRLLREKHSVYMVGTGRANIAGADAQRLEQLAAAIADACR from the coding sequence GTGATGCACTTCGCGGCCATCGATCGGGTCCCTGGCGACCCGATCCTGGGGCTGATGGAGGCCTACGCCCGCGACGCCAACCCAGCGAAGTTCGATTTGGGCGTCGGTGTGTTCAAGGATGCCCAGGGTCTGACGCCGATCCCTGCCGCGGTCAAGCAGGCCGAGCAGCGCCTGGTCGAAGCACAGGCCACCAAGAGCTACGTCGGCGGCCATGGTGACGCGACGTTCGGACGCCTGGTCAGCGAGCTGGTGCTGGGCAGCGCTTCGCCGTTGCTGGCCAGCCAGCGCGCTGGCGCCACCCAGACCCCTGGCGGCACCGGCGCCCTGCGCCTGGCGGCGGAGTTCATCGCCCACTGCCTGCCCGGCCGCGGGGTCTGGCTGAGCGACCCGACCTGGCCAATCCACGAGACGATCTTCGCCGGCGCCGGGCTCAAGGTGTCCCACTACCCCTATGTGGGCAAGGACAACCGCCTGAACGTCGCCGGCATGCTCGCCGCACTGGAGCGAGCACCGGAAGGCGACGTGGTGCTGCTGCACGCCTGCTGCCACAACCCGACCGGTTTCGACCTGGGCCAGGACGACTGGCGGGCGGTGCTCGACATCGTCAAGCGGCGCAACCTGCTGCCACTGATCGACTTCGCCTACCAGGGCTTCGGTGACGGCCTGGAGGAAGACGCCTGGGCGGTGCGCCTGTTTGCCAGCGAACTGCCGGAACTGCTGATCACCAGCTCGTGCTCGAAGAACTTCGGCCTGTACCGCGACCGCACCGGCGCCCTGCTGGTGTGCAGCCACGACGCGGAAAAACTGCTGGATGTGCGCAGCCAACTGGCGTTTCTTGCACGCAACCTGTGGTCGACGCCGCCGGATCATGGCGCGGCGGTGGTCGCCGAGATTCTCGGCGACCCAGCGCTAAAAGCACTGTGGGTCGAGGAAGTGAACGCCATGCGCCAACGCATCGCCGAGCTTCGCGAAGGCCTGGTGAAGGCACTGGCCCCCCATGGCCTGGCCGAGCGCTTCGCGCACATCGCCGCGCAACGCGGGATGTTCTCCTACACCGGGCTCAACCCCGAGCAAGTGCGCCTGTTGCGCGAGAAACACAGCGTGTACATGGTCGGCACAGGCCGGGCGAACATCGCCGGGGCCGACGCGCAACGCCTGGAGCAGTTGGCAGCAGCCATCGCCGACGCCTGCCGCTGA